The genome window CTTCCTTAAGGCAGGCATTCAGCTCAACCACGAGTTGGCCGGCATCCAATCCGTGGGTCATAGCCCCCTGTTCCACCGTTTCCCGGTAGGCCACGCTGCAGCCAACGCAGAAAAGGCCATGGGAGTAAAA of bacterium contains these proteins:
- a CDS encoding DUF1858 domain-containing protein, whose translation is MDQITKEMTIMEVVNQFPKTIKVFYSHGLFCVGCSVAYRETVEQGAMTHGLDAGQLVVELNACLKEAEPAEKK